In a single window of the Bactrocera dorsalis isolate Fly_Bdor chromosome 2, ASM2337382v1, whole genome shotgun sequence genome:
- the LOC105231496 gene encoding enhancer of yellow 2 transcription factor: MTLTKTVDQATILSGDRSKLKDLLCNRLAECGWRDEVRLMCRNIIKEKGNNIKVEQLIADVTPRARASVPDAVKKELLMKIKAILAAQEGIDL; the protein is encoded by the exons ATGACATTAACAAAAACTGTAGACCAGGCTACCATTCTCAGTGGTGATCGTTCCAA GTTAAAAGATTTGCTTTGTAATCGTTTGGCTGAGTGTGGTTGGCGTGATGAGGTACGTCTGATGTGTCGTAATATCATCAAGGAGAAAGGCAACAATATAAAAGTGGAACAATTGATTGCGGACGTTACACCACGCGCTCGTGCCTCTGTTCCCGATGCAGTGAAAAAAGAACTACTTATGAAAATCAAGGCAATTTTAGCTGCCCAAGAAGGTATCGATTTGTAA
- the LOC125775253 gene encoding uncharacterized protein LOC125775253, whose product MTKIKMNLLLIVPLPIFVFGVLCEAYISKYEQMLELFPQPTYAESKAWRSGQYKNFADHPCKRTCRANESMTCYYYFVVHYDDTFNPSCERYLDQRFRFKVGGREYIDTNAVRDFEGFDDCKYADGVKTEVMVVNGQLPGQTIEVCQGDMIVVDVINSMHDITTIHWHGLHQRQTPHMDGVPYITQYPIEPGQAFRYRFEVDHVGTHWWHSHVGHQRGFGIAGALVVRQPKAEDVHGSLYDFDLSEHTIMLQDWMYDQEGSVPQSILIDGVGRKIPPVNGSKPIKTTPTLYSTYSVVRGGRYRFRIVFNGVANCPISISIDNHELIVIASDGNDIVPVKVSKITLHGGERFDFVLHANQAVENYWIRVKGYNFCKINRLHQEAVLHYEGAKQRALPKAKVFYLYEPTGKELNTVDKPPNNDENLITIVDLKALEKRSVPAAVPQRIFYTSMTVRTKNQYLFQMDDITFTMPSRVSLLQTRNLGIGQFLCNKTQQAAMGLNCRSRHCKCANVIEVPAFNDVEFVISSTTETAHPIHLHGYTFRVVGIGVLGADRIQNIEEIDRRTPLPRRERGAPLKDTVQVPAYGYTILRFYTDSPGYWILHCHISTHSEIGMAAVLRVGVHKEMKTCPVSNCGLCNSVL is encoded by the exons atgactaaaataaaaatgaacctACTGCTAATAGTTCCTCTGCCGATATTTGTATTTGGTGTGCTGTGTGAAG CATACATTAGCAAATATGAACAGATGCTGGAGCTCTTTCCTCAGCCCacgtacgcagaaagcaaggcttGGCGCAGTggtcaatataaaaatttcgccGATCATCCTTGTAAACGCACATGTCGTGCCAATGAGTCGATGACATGCTACTATTACTTCGTCGTGCACTACGACGATACCTTTAATCCGAGTTGTGAGCGTTATCTCGATCAACGATTTCGCTTTAAGGTTGGTGGGCGTGAGTATATCGACACGAACGCAGTGCGAGATTTCGAAGGCTTCGACGATTGCAAGTATGCGGATGGCGTGAAGACGGAAGTAATGGTTGTTAACGGGCAATTACCCGGCCAAACAATCGAAGTGTGTCAAGGTGATATGATCGTCGTAGATGTTATCAATAGCATGCATGACATCACCACTATACACTGGCATGGCTTGCATCAGCGGCAGACACCGCATATGGATGGTGTGCCATATATTACGCAGTATCCAATTGAACCGGGCCAAGCATTCCGTTATCGCTTCGAGGTGGATCATGTCGGCACGCATTGGTGGCATAGTCATGTGGGGCATCAACGAGGTTTCGGCATAGCCGGCGCGTTGGTGGTGAGACAACCAAAAGCAGAAGATGTACATGGATCTCTTTACGACTTCGACTTGTCGGAGCACACAATCATGCTGCAGGATTGGATGTACGATCAAGAAGGCTCAGTGCCGCAGAGTATACTAATTGATGGTGTTGGACGGAAAATACCACCAGTAAATGGCAGCAAACCGATCAAAACGACACCAACCCTCTACTCCACATATTCCGTTGTACGCGGCGGCAGATATCGCTTCCGTATAGTCTTTAACG GTGTAGCCAATTGCCCGATAAGCATAAGCATCGATAATCATGAACTGATCGTCATTGCCAGTGACGGTAATGACATTGTACCCGTAAAGGTGAGCAAGATCACATTGCATGGTGGCGAACGTTTCGATTTTGTTCTGCACGCAAACCAAGCCGTCGAAAACTATTGGATACGCGTTAAAGGCTACAACTTCTGCAAAATTAATAGGCTACATCAGGAGGCAGTATTACACTACGAGGGTGCTAAACAACGTGCGCTACCAAAAGCGAAGGTGTTTTATTTATACGAACCGACAGGCAAGGAACTTAATACCGTCGATAAGCCACCCAACAATGATGAAAATCTTATCACAATTGTCGACTTGAAAGCATTGGAGAAACGCTCGGTACCAGCGGCCGTGCCACAACGCATCTTCTACACCAGCATGACCGTGCGCACCAAAAATCAGTACCTCTTTCAGATGGACGATATCACTTTCACAATGCCTTCACGTGTCTCTCTGCTGCAGACACGTAACCTAGGTATTGGTCAATTCCTCTGCAACAAAACCCAGCAAGCTGCAATGGGCTTGAATTGTCGCAGTCGTCATTGCAAATGTGCGAATGTGATCGAGGTGCCGGCGTTTAATGATGTCGAATTCGTGATTTCAAGCACAACCGAAACGGCGCATCCCATTCACTTGCATGGCTACACATTTCGTGTGGTTGGCATTGGCGTGCTCGGAGCTGATCGCATTCAAAAT ATCGAAGAAATTGATCGTCGCACTCCCTTGCCGCGTCGGGAGCGAGGCGCACCACTGAAGGACACTGTGCAAGTGCCAGCCTACGGTTATACAATACTTCGTTTCTATACGGACAGCCCCGGTTATTGGATCCTGCATTGTCACATATCCACGCACTCGGAGATCGGTATGGCCGCGGTATTGCGCGTGGGTGTACACAAAGAAATGAAGACGTGTCCGGTGAGCAACTGTGGGCTCTGCAATTCCGTGCTCTGA
- the LOC125776220 gene encoding uncharacterized protein LOC125776220: MHVQNFLNYFDGQQQQQQQRQQRRQKTPAICYVTQLQQEMLRQQEGHNVDNYMTMSSTGANRLNAYVEQHAVDELLTPQQQLDFMSSTANTTATTALTTTSTTTSSAKASSKPGKFTISTKFLRKPRHKLKSVNLAPTADVSGALATTTTTIGGDKELALHEQQQGNDNKQLLMQQELQLPQQQQRQQPPCADEPNVKFNSNFSINSLLNKK; encoded by the coding sequence ATGCACGTACAGAATTTTCTCAATTATTTCGatggacaacaacaacaacagcagcagcggcagcaacgCAGGCAAAAGACCCCGGCAATATGTTATGTCACACAATTACAACAGGAAATGTTGCGTCAACAAGAGGGGCATAATGTGGATAATTATATGACAATGAGCTCCACAGGAGCTAACCGTCTTAACGCGTATGTTGAGCAACACGCAGTCGATGAGTTGTTGACGCCACAGCAGCAATTGGATTTCATGTCGTCAACAGCAAATACGACTGCTACTACCGCATTGACAACAACAAGTACCACAACAAGCTCTGCAAAAGCAAGCAGCAAGCCAGGTAAATTCACAATTTCAACAAAGTTTTTACGCAAGCCGCGTCACAAATTGAAATCAGTGAATTTAGCGCCGACAGCGGATGTAAGCGGCGCattggcaacaacaacgacaacaattgGTGGTGATAAGGAGTTGGCATTGCATGAACAGCAACAGGGCAATGATAATAAGCAGTTGTTAATGCAACAAGAACTACAgctgccgcaacaacaacaacgacagcaacCACCATGTGCCGACGAACCGAATGTGAAATTCAATTCGAATTTCTCCATTAATTcacttttgaataaaaaataa